The Janthinobacterium tructae genome contains the following window.
GCTGCTGCCGATGCGCACCGCCCTGCCGTCGATCTCGATGCTGCCGGAGGCCACCCGGCGCAGGCCGAACAGGGCCTCGACAAACTCGCTGCGGCCGGCGCCGATCAGGCCGCCGATACCGAGGATCTCGCCGCGGCGCAATTCCAGGCTGACCTGTTGAAAGGAGCGCGGGTCGGGCGAGCTGAGCGCGTTCACCTTCAGGCGTGTCGCGCCTGGCACACTGTCCAGCGGGGGAAAGCGCTGGCTCGACTCGCGCCCGACCATCAGTTGGATCAATTGCTCCTCGTCGATCGCGCCGGCGTCGTAGGTGCCGAGCATGCGCCCGTCGCGCATCACCGACACCTCGTCGGCGATCTGGAAAATTTCATGCATCTTGTGTGAAATGTAGACCACCGCCACGCCGCGCCGGGTCAGCTCGCCGATGATACGGAACAGCTGCTCGGCCTCCTTGTCGGTGAGCGACGAGGTCGGCTCATCCATGACCACGACGGCGGCATCGCAGGCGACCGCCTTGGCGATCTCGCACGCCTGCTGGTGTGAAATCGAGAGGTCGCCGATGATGGCGTCCGGATCGATGTCCATGCCTAGCTTGCGCATCAGCGCGGCGGTGTCCGAGCGCATCTTGCGGTGGTCCAGCAGGCGCAGCGGCCCGACCCGGCGGGTCGGCTCGCGGCCTAGCCACAGATTGCTGCGCACCGAGCGCGCCGGCGCGTTGGCCAGCTCCTGATGGATCATCGCCACCCCGGCGTCGAGGGCGTCGCGGGAATGCTGGAACTGCCGCACCTGGCCACGCAAGCGCACCTCGCCCTGATCCGGCCGATACATGCCGAACAGGCACTTCATCAGCGTCGACTTGCCGGCGCCGTTCTCCCCCATCAGCGCGTGCACCTTGCCCGGGCGCAGCCGCAGCGTGACGCCGTCGAGCGCCTGCACGCCGGGAAAGCGCTTGCTGA
Protein-coding sequences here:
- a CDS encoding sugar ABC transporter ATP-binding protein encodes the protein MDGTPYVIEMNNISKRFPGVQALDGVTLRLRPGKVHALMGENGAGKSTLMKCLFGMYRPDQGEVRLRGQVRQFQHSRDALDAGVAMIHQELANAPARSVRSNLWLGREPTRRVGPLRLLDHRKMRSDTAALMRKLGMDIDPDAIIGDLSISHQQACEIAKAVACDAAVVVMDEPTSSLTDKEAEQLFRIIGELTRRGVAVVYISHKMHEIFQIADEVSVMRDGRMLGTYDAGAIDEEQLIQLMVGRESSQRFPPLDSVPGATRLKVNALSSPDPRSFQQVSLELRRGEILGIGGLIGAGRSEFVEALFGLRRVASGSIEIDGRAVRIGSSGEAIVQRMGLVTEDRRGSGIFPQLSITRNTVICSLGRYMGRWRTLQHARAGAEAARLNRQLGTRSASMETPIGSLSGGNQQKVLIARWLMTDPDILIMDEPTRGIDVGAKFEIYSVMAELARQGKSIIMVSSEMPELIAMSHRVMVLCEGRHTGTLERAHASQHEIMRLATQYR